One region of Vallitalea okinawensis genomic DNA includes:
- a CDS encoding DUF2958 domain-containing protein → MEEQLFSDKIAAQNNVPKLFSQDGHEPPTAYLKFFDELSYWTWYVLEAEKQGDGDYMFYGYVEGLVNELGYFSLSDLNSINEKCTRVRRDYHFKPTPLAQIIK, encoded by the coding sequence ATGGAAGAACAATTATTCAGTGATAAAATAGCCGCGCAGAACAATGTTCCAAAGTTATTTTCCCAGGACGGTCATGAACCCCCTACTGCCTATCTCAAGTTCTTTGACGAACTTAGTTATTGGACATGGTATGTGCTAGAAGCTGAGAAGCAGGGAGATGGTGATTATATGTTTTATGGTTATGTCGAAGGATTGGTCAATGAATTAGGCTATTTTTCCTTAAGTGATTTGAACAGCATTAATGAAAAGTGTACTCGAGTAAGGCGCGATTATCATTTTAAGCCAACCCCTTTGGCACAAATAATAAAATAG
- a CDS encoding DUF3427 domain-containing protein, translating to MNINTTAAPLSIKEEILISAKNSLIDNTVEGNLALNPRLLINDYKHGSKVLSHIISELENCKHFRISVAFITNSGLTPILQTLKELEEKGVKGQILTTDYLSFSEPTALKRLLSFTNLNVKMYDRDAFHTKGYIFEHEDCYKIIIGSSNLTQTALTKNKEWNVRISSLEEGALTEEVIQDFQLMWEDSKELTMEWINAYEKIYLQQREYVRKSKVPSLSQYKLKPNKMQVEAIACLGKMRTQGKSKALLISATGTGKTYLSAFDLRNVNPSRALFIVHREQIAKQAIESYKNVFGDTKSMGLLTGNSKDIHKEFIFSTIQSLCKENTLSLFDKLQFDYIIIDEVHKAGAKSYHKIIDYFQPKFLLGMTATPERNDDFNIFELFDYNIAYEIRLQQALEEDLLCPFHYFGIQDVYVNGKVIDEHTAFKYLVENHRVSHIIDKAHFYGYSGNRVKGLVFCSNTAEAKELSHKFNERGFKTLALTGDHSQDDRKEAIRRLEQDETNNSLDYIFTVDIFNEGVDIPSVNQVIMLRATKSAIIFVQQLGRGLRKHPCKDYVVIIDFVGNYDNNFLIPVALSGDRTFNKDNYRRYVVEGNRVIPGCSTINFDKVSKRRIFNSLDKVKFNQIKFIKENYIKLKDKLGHIPELSDFDSYESIDPLRIFENKSLGSYHMFLKKYEKDYDLTFSECQELFMEFICRKLASGKRIHELYLIKLIMENDYHALSRLEKVMKDNYNIDFTEHTKTSIVNVLTNEFPSGTGKQTFEKCLFITNDGDDYCISPIFKELLRDPYFATHVKKLITFGINRYERDYSHRHNNTNFVLYKKYTYEDVCRLLEWEKCEVATNIGGYKYHKKTKTYPVFINYHKEDDISSTINYEDRFLSPSQLIAISKSGRTKTSPDVVQAYNAQEDQVNMLLFVRKNKDDKVSKEFYYLGRINTVGEPEEFTMANTSKNAVEITYRLHTPIRDDIYHYIIH from the coding sequence ATGAACATTAATACGACTGCTGCTCCATTGAGCATTAAAGAAGAAATCTTGATATCTGCAAAAAATAGTTTAATTGATAATACTGTAGAAGGAAATTTAGCACTCAATCCCCGTCTACTCATAAATGACTATAAACATGGCAGTAAAGTTCTTAGCCATATTATCTCTGAACTTGAGAATTGTAAGCATTTTAGAATTTCTGTGGCATTTATTACAAATAGCGGTCTTACCCCCATTCTTCAAACATTAAAAGAATTAGAAGAAAAAGGTGTAAAAGGACAAATCTTAACAACAGATTATCTGAGTTTTAGTGAACCTACTGCTTTAAAACGTTTATTATCCTTTACCAACTTAAATGTGAAAATGTATGACCGAGATGCTTTTCATACAAAAGGCTATATATTTGAACATGAAGATTGTTATAAAATTATAATAGGTAGCTCTAACCTCACTCAAACTGCCTTAACAAAAAATAAAGAATGGAATGTACGTATCTCATCTTTAGAAGAAGGTGCATTAACCGAGGAAGTTATTCAAGACTTCCAACTCATGTGGGAAGATTCCAAGGAATTAACGATGGAGTGGATTAATGCTTATGAAAAAATCTACCTTCAACAACGTGAGTATGTTAGGAAAAGTAAAGTACCTTCGCTTTCACAGTACAAACTTAAACCTAATAAAATGCAAGTAGAAGCCATTGCCTGCCTTGGTAAAATGCGGACTCAAGGAAAGAGTAAAGCCTTGTTAATTTCAGCAACTGGTACTGGTAAAACCTACTTATCCGCTTTTGATCTTAGAAATGTCAATCCTTCCAGAGCGTTGTTCATTGTCCATCGTGAACAAATTGCTAAGCAAGCAATAGAAAGTTATAAAAATGTTTTTGGAGACACCAAATCCATGGGCTTATTGACCGGGAATTCAAAAGATATTCACAAAGAATTTATATTTTCAACGATTCAGTCTTTATGTAAAGAAAATACTCTCTCTCTCTTTGATAAATTGCAATTTGATTATATTATTATTGATGAAGTACATAAGGCAGGAGCAAAAAGTTATCATAAAATTATTGATTACTTTCAGCCAAAGTTTTTACTTGGCATGACAGCGACTCCTGAAAGAAACGACGATTTTAATATCTTTGAACTGTTTGATTATAACATTGCATATGAGATAAGACTACAACAAGCACTTGAAGAAGATCTTCTTTGTCCATTTCATTATTTTGGAATCCAAGATGTATACGTTAACGGAAAGGTCATAGACGAACATACTGCATTTAAATACCTTGTTGAAAACCACCGGGTTTCTCATATAATTGATAAAGCTCATTTCTATGGATATTCCGGCAATCGCGTAAAAGGATTGGTTTTTTGCAGTAATACAGCAGAAGCAAAAGAACTCTCACATAAATTTAATGAACGAGGATTTAAGACACTTGCATTAACAGGGGATCATAGCCAAGATGATCGTAAAGAGGCAATAAGACGTCTTGAACAAGATGAGACTAACAACTCTTTGGATTATATTTTTACCGTAGATATTTTCAATGAAGGTGTGGACATACCGAGCGTTAATCAAGTTATCATGCTAAGAGCTACTAAATCGGCTATCATATTTGTTCAACAACTGGGACGTGGTCTGAGAAAACATCCCTGTAAGGATTACGTTGTTATTATTGATTTTGTTGGAAATTATGATAATAACTTTTTGATTCCAGTAGCACTTTCGGGTGATAGAACATTTAACAAGGATAACTATAGAAGATATGTAGTGGAAGGTAATCGGGTTATCCCGGGATGTTCCACCATTAATTTTGATAAAGTATCAAAAAGAAGAATTTTTAATTCCTTGGATAAAGTAAAGTTTAACCAAATTAAATTTATAAAGGAAAATTACATAAAATTAAAAGATAAATTAGGTCACATACCTGAACTTAGTGATTTTGATAGCTATGAATCCATTGATCCTTTAAGAATTTTTGAAAACAAGAGTCTAGGGTCGTACCATATGTTTCTAAAAAAGTACGAGAAAGATTATGACTTGACTTTTTCGGAATGTCAAGAATTATTCATGGAATTCATTTGTCGTAAACTGGCATCAGGGAAACGTATCCACGAGTTATACTTAATTAAGCTCATTATGGAAAATGATTATCATGCTCTCTCACGATTAGAGAAAGTCATGAAAGATAACTATAATATTGATTTCACAGAACACACAAAAACCTCAATCGTAAATGTTCTTACTAATGAGTTCCCCTCAGGAACGGGAAAACAGACTTTTGAAAAATGCCTTTTTATTACTAATGACGGTGATGACTATTGCATTTCACCTATCTTTAAGGAGTTGTTACGTGATCCTTACTTTGCTACTCACGTAAAGAAACTCATTACTTTTGGTATCAATCGTTATGAACGAGATTATTCTCATAGACATAATAATACGAATTTCGTACTCTATAAAAAATACACCTATGAAGATGTCTGTCGACTATTAGAATGGGAAAAGTGTGAAGTCGCTACGAATATCGGTGGTTATAAATATCATAAAAAAACGAAAACATATCCAGTTTTTATTAATTACCATAAAGAAGATGATATTAGTTCCACAATTAATTATGAAGATAGGTTCTTATCACCTTCTCAACTGATTGCTATTTCTAAGTCGGGAAGAACAAAAACTTCACCAGATGTTGTTCAAGCATACAATGCACAAGAAGATCAGGTAAACATGCTATTATTTGTTCGAAAAAACAAAGATGATAAAGTTTCAAAGGAATTTTATTACTTAGGAAGAATAAACACTGTTGGTGAGCCGGAGGAATTTACAATGGCTAATACAAGTAAAAACGCTGTTGAAATCACTTATCGGCTTCACACGCCTATACGAGATGATATCTATCATTATATTATTCATTAG
- a CDS encoding (deoxy)nucleoside triphosphate pyrophosphohydrolase, with amino-acid sequence MKKKIKVVCAIIENPHTEILCALRSLQMPLPNTWEFPGGKVEEGENLQQAIEREIKEELDCTIEAFNIYNEHTHEYDNFIVNLIAIKCKITSGTPIAKEHATLLWLKREHLTSLNWAPADVPFIEHLKSEVKD; translated from the coding sequence ATGAAAAAGAAAATAAAGGTGGTTTGTGCAATAATTGAAAACCCTCATACAGAAATTCTTTGTGCACTTCGTTCTTTGCAGATGCCACTACCAAATACATGGGAATTTCCTGGCGGTAAAGTTGAAGAAGGAGAAAATCTTCAACAAGCTATTGAAAGAGAAATCAAAGAAGAGCTGGATTGTACCATTGAAGCCTTCAATATTTACAATGAGCATACCCACGAATATGACAATTTTATAGTAAACTTAATAGCTATCAAATGTAAAATTACATCTGGTACGCCTATCGCCAAAGAGCATGCTACTCTTCTCTGGTTAAAACGAGAACATCTCACTTCTCTAAATTGGGCACCAGCAGATGTTCCATTTATTGAACATCTAAAAAGTGAAGTAAAAGATTAG
- a CDS encoding HNH endonuclease, with protein MNSTFLSSWYDILRNCNYDNTYKMAWAKAIVEIALEADYSNICETYEISLEAIAHKVIKYYWNQIIFFNLIQGSNPLRPPKILTLTKVLIDKYQSLETKQPIRFEKIQHVLVNDIALNKHFRSTIKKITTVLKADVSYRFLNLGGKKLEDIYQYEKGDASLFIQAKDLKTLKDNALQIFDTINYRWSLILETFNSTPRICKKVRIIDDVKIRRKPLNQYMKYLDMYNPNHICFICDTKIEKGLLSIDHVIPWSYLYSDDLWNLVYAHRGCNSMKNNIIPNENSIRKLEERNKELLQTFTNHKRNKVVQELQLAVDNNYVQKFWIACQS; from the coding sequence ATGAATAGTACTTTTTTGAGCAGTTGGTACGATATTTTAAGAAATTGTAATTATGATAATACATATAAAATGGCATGGGCAAAAGCAATAGTTGAAATAGCACTTGAAGCTGACTATAGTAATATTTGTGAAACGTACGAAATATCATTGGAAGCGATTGCCCATAAGGTTATAAAATATTATTGGAATCAAATAATCTTTTTTAACCTTATTCAAGGGAGTAATCCATTAAGACCACCTAAGATTCTCACTCTCACGAAGGTGCTTATAGATAAGTATCAGTCACTAGAAACAAAACAACCGATAAGATTTGAAAAAATACAACATGTATTAGTTAATGACATAGCCTTAAATAAGCACTTTCGAAGTACTATAAAGAAAATAACTACAGTCTTAAAAGCTGATGTGAGTTACAGGTTTTTAAACCTAGGTGGGAAGAAACTTGAAGATATATATCAATATGAGAAAGGTGATGCTAGTTTATTTATTCAAGCAAAAGATTTAAAAACACTAAAGGATAATGCTCTGCAGATATTTGATACAATTAACTACAGATGGTCGCTGATTCTGGAGACATTTAATAGTACTCCAAGAATATGTAAGAAGGTACGAATTATAGACGATGTTAAAATAAGAAGAAAACCATTAAATCAATATATGAAGTATCTTGATATGTATAATCCAAATCATATTTGCTTTATATGTGATACGAAAATTGAAAAGGGATTATTGTCTATAGACCATGTTATACCATGGTCATATTTATATTCAGATGATTTGTGGAATTTGGTATACGCTCATAGAGGGTGCAATTCTATGAAAAACAATATTATCCCAAATGAGAACTCTATAAGAAAATTAGAAGAACGGAATAAGGAGTTATTACAAACTTTTACCAATCATAAAAGGAATAAAGTTGTTCAGGAGCTTCAACTGGCAGTAGATAATAATTATGTTCAGAAGTTTTGGATAGCATGTCAAAGTTAG
- a CDS encoding WG repeat-containing protein: MRRIISMLILVTLILGTIPVYADSIENFVGDYAIFEKDGKYGIVDKDGNITVEPEWEAVYFKSLELATMKGSKGLGLLEVATGRVIIQPKWNSIMGFITEKWIPITDGTYIYIYDITTGKQVSSSEFPLGAYVMPAYAIPYVRMEDGSKIYTLSGGKTITLESNYVLEGFANGVGTIVVNDKYGLIDITSNVIVEPQWDYIDDIIDGIALAKKDDKTFVIDITGKVLFESQWDYIGDFHEGIAVISKDGKYGLIDSTGKIISEPQWDQIDRNYMAYEMPSIVRKGDYYGYINTMTGEVIIDQLDYARDFSDGIGVALKDDKKFYIDMNGQVPFESPWVGGSFEKGVSTVITDDGVGFIDITGKVISEPQWDGTYGFYEGLAAVRYGEKWGYMDWYEWREANPNSIPPGAPSPGEPIQVLEVEGKWGFIDMNGNLITEIEYDDVENFHNGRAIVIKDGIWGFIDTTGKLIFQLSK, encoded by the coding sequence ATGAGAAGAATTATTTCGATGTTGATTTTAGTTACATTAATTCTAGGTACAATACCTGTATATGCGGATTCTATTGAGAATTTCGTCGGCGATTATGCCATCTTTGAAAAAGACGGTAAATATGGCATTGTGGATAAAGACGGTAATATAACTGTTGAACCTGAGTGGGAGGCTGTGTATTTTAAGTCATTGGAGTTGGCGACCATGAAGGGTAGCAAGGGACTAGGGTTATTAGAAGTAGCAACAGGAAGGGTGATTATTCAACCTAAGTGGAATAGTATAATGGGTTTTATAACTGAGAAATGGATTCCTATAACAGATGGTACCTACATATACATATATGATATAACAACTGGAAAACAGGTTTCATCTTCAGAATTTCCCTTGGGGGCGTACGTAATGCCTGCATACGCCATACCATATGTTAGGATGGAGGATGGTTCAAAAATCTACACTCTTAGTGGTGGAAAAACAATAACTTTAGAATCAAACTATGTGCTCGAGGGATTCGCAAATGGAGTAGGTACGATTGTTGTGAATGATAAATATGGTCTCATTGATATAACTAGTAATGTAATTGTAGAACCTCAGTGGGATTATATTGACGACATCATTGATGGGATAGCTTTAGCAAAGAAGGATGATAAAACTTTCGTCATAGATATAACCGGCAAGGTGCTTTTTGAATCTCAGTGGGATTATATTGGCGATTTTCATGAGGGAATAGCTGTTATATCAAAGGATGGTAAATATGGTCTTATTGATAGTACTGGTAAGATAATTTCAGAACCACAATGGGATCAGATAGACCGGAATTATATGGCTTATGAGATGCCGAGTATTGTGAGGAAAGGTGACTACTATGGTTACATAAATACGATGACAGGTGAGGTAATTATAGACCAGCTCGACTATGCTCGTGATTTCTCAGATGGAATAGGTGTTGCATTGAAAGATGATAAAAAGTTCTACATCGATATGAATGGTCAGGTACCTTTTGAGTCTCCATGGGTAGGAGGCAGTTTTGAAAAAGGGGTAAGTACTGTAATTACAGATGACGGGGTAGGATTTATTGATATAACAGGTAAGGTAATTTCAGAACCTCAGTGGGATGGGACATATGGTTTCTACGAGGGACTGGCAGCTGTAAGGTATGGCGAGAAATGGGGTTACATGGATTGGTATGAATGGCGAGAGGCTAATCCAAACAGCATTCCCCCAGGTGCTCCTAGCCCAGGAGAACCTATTCAGGTTTTAGAAGTGGAAGGTAAATGGGGCTTCATTGACATGAATGGTAATTTGATTACAGAGATAGAATATGATGATGTAGAGAACTTTCACAATGGACGGGCTATTGTAATAAAAGATGGTATATGGGGTTTCATTGATACAACCGGTAAGCTGATATTTCAGCTTAGTAAGTAA
- a CDS encoding ketose-bisphosphate aldolase, with protein sequence MPLVNMSTILKHADENGYGVGAFNTLSIDAVKGAIRAAEELNSPIILQLAQVQLKQSPLELLGPAMIEAARNSKVPVAVHFDHGEDLDHIRQALEIGFSSVMFDGASLSLEENIRISIEAKRLADMYDATCEAELGRVGGSEDGNEAIAMMSTDVDAVRRFVESTNIDALAVAIGNAHGPYLDKPNLQFSRLAEIDNATSVPLVLHGGSGISKDDFRKTIKIGIQKINVATAIQQQIVGDVVDMVVNLDNKLTYTVMYDLIENAVYKSVKEHLITFMSNCRL encoded by the coding sequence ATGCCATTAGTAAATATGAGTACAATATTAAAACATGCTGATGAAAATGGATATGGAGTAGGAGCTTTTAATACTTTAAGTATTGATGCTGTTAAAGGTGCTATTAGAGCTGCGGAAGAGTTGAATTCACCAATTATACTGCAATTAGCACAAGTTCAGCTTAAACAATCTCCACTTGAGCTTTTAGGTCCAGCTATGATTGAAGCTGCAAGAAATTCTAAAGTACCTGTTGCTGTTCATTTTGATCATGGAGAAGATTTAGATCACATTAGACAAGCATTAGAAATTGGTTTTTCATCAGTGATGTTTGATGGAGCTTCGCTTAGTCTAGAAGAAAATATAAGAATATCCATTGAAGCAAAACGATTAGCAGATATGTATGATGCAACTTGTGAGGCTGAACTTGGACGAGTGGGTGGCAGTGAAGATGGCAATGAAGCTATTGCAATGATGTCAACTGATGTTGATGCTGTTAGAAGGTTTGTTGAATCTACTAATATAGACGCTCTAGCTGTTGCAATTGGTAATGCACATGGTCCCTATCTAGATAAACCTAATTTACAATTTAGTAGATTAGCTGAAATTGATAATGCGACTTCAGTGCCATTAGTATTACATGGTGGCTCAGGCATATCAAAAGATGATTTTAGGAAAACAATTAAAATTGGAATACAGAAAATAAACGTTGCGACAGCAATCCAGCAGCAAATTGTTGGTGATGTCGTTGATATGGTTGTTAATTTAGATAATAAACTAACCTATACTGTTATGTATGACTTAATTGAAAATGCAGTTTATAAAAGTGTAAAAGAACATTTAATTACTTTTATGAGTAATTGTAGACTATAA
- a CDS encoding AraC family transcriptional regulator, whose amino-acid sequence MQYEYEIIKHFEGLPFKAFIVNIGFREYHWHSELEILWVLKGSVILQLDIGDRILQEGEIFILNTNDVHCLKETNEENLILALQINEDIVSKYFKRLSQIQFNIKDIGVNHELSVRMKRKMASIMIAVFKGDSHELMKSVGYLNLLMSDMFNELPYQILDKNQKKLKDIDLERVQRIISYVYMNYSTKITLQDLADHEYLSRYRMSHFIKEKLGINFQNFLNKIRMEKAINLILKTDENILAISEKCGFSDIKYLNKLLKEEYSLTATGIRKNALNKKYQLFHIVDSKHKTFDRKEAIDLLNNYI is encoded by the coding sequence ATGCAATATGAATATGAGATTATAAAACATTTCGAAGGATTACCGTTTAAAGCCTTTATCGTAAATATTGGTTTTAGAGAATACCATTGGCATTCAGAATTAGAGATTTTGTGGGTACTGAAAGGATCAGTGATTTTACAATTAGATATTGGTGATCGAATTTTACAAGAAGGTGAAATTTTTATACTAAATACTAATGATGTTCATTGTTTGAAGGAGACAAATGAAGAAAACTTAATTTTAGCACTTCAAATAAATGAAGATATTGTGAGTAAATATTTTAAACGATTATCTCAAATTCAATTTAATATCAAGGATATCGGTGTGAATCATGAATTATCTGTTCGTATGAAACGTAAGATGGCATCTATCATGATTGCTGTATTTAAAGGGGATTCACACGAACTTATGAAATCTGTAGGATATCTAAATCTACTCATGTCGGATATGTTTAATGAACTTCCATATCAAATACTAGATAAAAATCAGAAGAAGTTAAAAGATATCGATTTAGAAAGAGTCCAGAGAATCATCTCATATGTTTATATGAACTATAGCACAAAAATTACATTACAGGATTTAGCGGATCATGAATACTTGAGCCGATACAGAATGTCACATTTTATAAAAGAAAAATTGGGAATTAATTTTCAAAACTTCCTTAATAAAATTAGAATGGAAAAGGCCATTAATCTTATTCTAAAAACAGACGAAAATATATTGGCGATATCAGAAAAATGTGGATTCTCGGATATAAAGTATTTGAATAAATTATTAAAAGAAGAATATTCTCTCACAGCAACTGGTATCAGAAAGAATGCTTTAAATAAAAAATATCAATTATTCCATATTGTAGATTCAAAACACAAAACTTTCGATAGGAAAGAAGCAATTGATTTGCTTAACAATTACATCTAA
- a CDS encoding TIM barrel protein yields the protein MSQFKFSVGPWNVHEGGDAFGPTVRDSISFEEKIKRFSELGFSAIQFHDDDAVPNMNELTEDEIKAEARKVKALLDKYSLKAEFVAPRLWEDDHTHDGGYTSMSQVDRDFAMWRSYRSIDIAKELDCDKIVLWLAREGTLCYESKDPVVGVNHLVDSINKMLDYDDNIKVLIEPKPNEPIDRSFCPTIGHVMGISSRTNDPSRVGGLLESAHAILAGIDPANEMAFALSFDKLWGVHLNDQNGMKYDQDKSFGSENLRQAFNQVRVLVENDFGKNGEYVGLDVKAMRTQKIEDCYRHLENSMRVVRLMEEKVKQFDYELQKKYIEERNYEALEMYVIELLLGL from the coding sequence ATGAGTCAATTTAAGTTTTCAGTAGGTCCATGGAATGTACATGAAGGAGGAGATGCTTTCGGTCCAACAGTAAGAGATAGCATTTCTTTTGAGGAAAAAATTAAAAGATTTTCAGAATTGGGTTTTAGTGCTATTCAATTCCATGATGATGATGCAGTACCAAATATGAATGAATTAACAGAAGATGAGATAAAAGCAGAAGCCAGAAAAGTAAAAGCTTTATTAGATAAGTATAGTTTAAAAGCAGAATTTGTTGCACCTAGGTTGTGGGAAGATGATCATACACATGATGGTGGATATACATCTATGAGCCAGGTAGACCGAGATTTTGCTATGTGGAGATCGTATAGATCAATTGATATTGCTAAAGAATTGGACTGTGACAAAATAGTGCTATGGTTAGCTAGAGAAGGTACACTATGCTATGAGAGTAAAGACCCAGTAGTAGGTGTTAATCACTTAGTTGATTCAATCAACAAAATGCTTGATTATGACGATAACATTAAGGTTTTAATTGAACCAAAACCAAACGAGCCCATCGATAGAAGTTTCTGTCCAACAATAGGTCATGTAATGGGTATTTCTTCAAGAACGAATGATCCTAGCAGAGTTGGTGGTTTATTAGAAAGTGCACATGCTATACTTGCAGGTATTGATCCAGCAAATGAAATGGCATTTGCATTATCTTTTGATAAACTTTGGGGTGTTCACCTAAATGATCAAAATGGAATGAAATATGATCAAGATAAGTCATTTGGATCAGAAAACTTGCGACAAGCCTTTAATCAAGTTAGAGTGCTTGTGGAAAACGACTTTGGTAAGAATGGTGAGTATGTTGGTCTTGATGTTAAAGCAATGAGAACACAAAAAATTGAAGATTGTTATAGACATTTAGAGAACAGTATGAGAGTTGTTAGGCTTATGGAAGAGAAAGTTAAGCAATTTGATTATGAACTTCAAAAGAAGTATATTGAAGAAAGAAACTATGAAGCTTTAGAAATGTATGTAATTGAATTACTATTAGGTTTGTAG
- a CDS encoding carbohydrate kinase family protein: MCCVGIAVADVVVKPIRVIPEPGKLELIDSVTMHTGGCAVNVAIDLAQLGVNATICSLVGEDAFGDFLVSKLKEVGVRVEGIKTQSKVATSSSIVLSQENGERSFLHNIGANGIFGKSDIDWDTIKESDIIFVAGSLLMTKFDGQETVEFLKKVKSMNKTTLLDTAWDSTGAWFEKIEGCLQYVDYFMPSYEEAVMLSGFKKLEDIVDLFKSKGSKNVIIKCGSDGCYANCNNKVFEYPIFKVDVVDTNGAGDSFVAGFITGLCEDMSIEESLEFALAVGSFCVRSVGASTGIEHKTKVKQFIANYR; this comes from the coding sequence GTGTGTTGCGTAGGTATAGCTGTAGCTGATGTAGTGGTAAAACCAATCCGAGTAATACCAGAACCGGGAAAGCTCGAATTGATAGATAGTGTAACGATGCATACAGGCGGCTGTGCAGTAAATGTAGCAATCGATTTAGCACAATTAGGTGTAAATGCAACTATTTGCTCATTGGTTGGAGAAGATGCATTTGGTGATTTTCTAGTTAGTAAATTAAAAGAAGTTGGTGTGCGTGTTGAGGGGATTAAAACTCAAAGTAAAGTAGCAACATCATCTTCAATAGTATTAAGTCAAGAAAATGGTGAAAGAAGTTTTTTACACAATATTGGAGCTAATGGGATTTTTGGAAAGTCAGATATTGATTGGGATACTATAAAGGAAAGTGACATAATTTTCGTAGCAGGATCTTTATTAATGACAAAATTTGATGGTCAAGAAACAGTTGAATTCTTAAAAAAAGTAAAATCTATGAACAAAACAACTCTTCTAGACACTGCATGGGATTCCACAGGGGCATGGTTTGAAAAAATTGAAGGATGTTTGCAATATGTTGATTATTTTATGCCAAGTTATGAAGAAGCAGTTATGTTGAGTGGATTTAAAAAACTTGAGGATATTGTAGACTTATTTAAATCTAAGGGGTCAAAAAATGTAATTATTAAATGTGGTAGTGATGGTTGTTATGCAAATTGTAACAATAAGGTGTTTGAGTATCCAATTTTTAAAGTTGATGTCGTAGACACCAATGGTGCGGGTGACTCGTTTGTGGCTGGCTTTATAACTGGGTTATGTGAAGATATGAGTATTGAGGAGTCATTAGAATTTGCTTTAGCAGTTGGAAGCTTTTGTGTTAGGTCAGTAGGCGCTTCAACGGGTATTGAGCATAAAACAAAAGTAAAGCAATTTATAGCCAATTACAGATAA